Genomic segment of Pseudomonas sp. DY-1:
CCGAAAGCCGCCTCGGAAATCGTCAGCCTGGAGGACGCATCCGATCTCCTGGGGCACACCAAGCAGGAGATGACCAAACGGGTTTACCGGCGCGTCGGCAAGGTGGTGAACCCCGTGAAATAGCCATGGGGTTGCGGAAATGGCGGGAAGAGTTGCGGAAACTGGCGGGCGGGAAGTGGCGGAATTAACGCCTTTCTGAAACGCCAGCGGCAGCCGAATTGGCTGCCGCTGCGGGTACTACATCTGTCATCTATCAGCTGAGTCGTGCGATCAGTTCGCGCGCTTCCTGTTGCTGGGTGTCACTACCCTCGGACAGCACCTCGTCGAGGATGTCGCGAGCGCCTTCAGTGTCACCCATGTCGATATAGGCACGAGCCAAATCCAGTTTGGTCGCGGTTTCGTCGGTACCGGAGAGGAAATCGAAGTCGTCCTCCTCGCCCAGCCCCAGGCCGAGGTCTGCCGTCTCATCTTCCAGTACGGCAACCGGCTCGGGTTCCGGCGCCTTCTGCAGACTGTCGGAGAGCTGATCCAGCTCGGCGGTCACTTCGTCCAGTTGCGCGGCAAAGCTGTCATTGTCAGCCAGCGGCTCGGCAATCGGCTCGTCGGGCAACGAGAGGTCGAAATCAGCCGGCAGACCGAGCAGACCTTCGCTTTCCTTTTCTGCTAACGGAGCGGGTGCTTCGGCAGTCAGCGGCGTGTCGAGGTCACTGTCCAAACTCAGCAGGAAATCTTCCTCATCGGCCGTCGCCGGCTGGGTAGTCGGCTCCAGATCCAGGCTGAAGTCAGCCAAGTCGTCGCTGAGTTCCAGACTCTCGTCGCCAGTCAGCAGTTCGTCGCTACCACCGATATCCAGATCGAAATCCAGATCGCTTTCGGCCTTGACCGGCGCGGCTGGGAGGTCGAGCTCCAGATCGTCCAGCCCCAGATCATCGACCGGAGCTGCAGCCGGCTGGATGACGGTCGGTTTTTCGTCTGCAAGCTCCAGATCGAGGTCGGAATCCAGATCATCCAGACTGAGGTCGAATGCGTCGTCCAGATCAGCGCTGCCAGCTGTCGGCGCGTTTGCCGGAACATCGTCGAGGGTCAGGTCATCGAGACTGAAGCTATCGAGATCGTCTGCCGCAGCCAGCCCCGCAGCCGCACTGGCTGCTACGGCGGCAACGGCCATGGCTGGGTACTTGCCTTTCAGTTGCTCGATTTCGCCGTTCGCGCCGCCAATTTCGCGGAGCTCGCTTTCCTGGCGCGCAAAACCTTCGCGATCTCCCAGTTCGGCATAGACCTCCATCAGCTTGAGGCGAAGATCGCTGCGATGCGGCTCATCATTGATGGCGTTCTGCAACAGCTCGCCAGCCTGGTTGAAGCGGCCGTAGGCGATGTAAATGTCGGCCTCGCTGATCACGTCGCCAGTCTGCGCGGTGACACGCTCGTCGGCCTTGGCGGGAGCAGCATCCGGCGCGTCGGCAACCGCGGCGTCCAGATCCGGACTATCGAGGCCAGAGAAACCGTCGTCCTTCAGATCGAGATCACCGTCGAAACTGTTCTCGTCGTCCTGCGCGGCAAGACCGTTCTGCAGCTCGGCCTCTTTCAAGGCATTGCGGCGCGACAGCACCATCAGCAGAACCAGCAAGGCCACGAGCGCACTGCCACCCGCCAGGAGCAGCAGCATGGGGTTGGCAAGCACATCGTCGATGATGCTGGACTGCGGCGGTTCGACCACAGGCGCAGCCGGTGCGGTCTGCACAGGCTTGACTGGCGCGGCCGGCTTGGCGGGTTCCGCCGGTTTGGGCGGCTGCGCTGCGGCGGGTGCTGCAGGCTGGGCAGGTGCAGTCGGCTGGGTCGGTGCGATGGGCTGTGCCGGAGCGGCAGCTGCCGGTTGGGCCGGAGCAGCGGCTGCTGGAGCAGCAGGCTGGGCCGGGGCTGGCGTCGGATTCGCTGCCGCCGGTTGAGCAGGCTGTGCCGGCGCAGCGGCAGCCGGCTGGGCCGGAGTTGCGGCAGGCTGGGCCGGGGCTGCGGCTACCGCGGCGGGCGCGGCAGTTGCGGAGGCAGCAGGAGCCTGCTTGCCTTGGTTGGCCATGTTGGACTGCAGCTTCGCGAGCTGATCATCCTTGAGCTGAATCAGACGCTGCAGCTTGTCCATCTGGCTCTGCAGATCGGTCATGCGGCTCTTCAGCTCATCATTCTCGCGGCGAGTCGAATCCAGGCTCTCCTGGGTAACGGCCAGTTTGTCGCTGAGCGCCTTGCTTTCGCCGTTGGCGCCCTTGTCGCTGCCGCTGGAAGCCTTACCGCTCGCAGCGGAAACCAGGCGCAGACTGTCCTGGGTCTCAACTTTCTCCGGAGCGACGTCCGCGCTGCTGCGCTTGGTGGCGTCAAGCTGGCGCTTGCCCTCCCCGGCCAGACTGCGACCTTCGCTCCAGGCGGTGTTCTGCGCCTGTACCTGGGAAATAGCCTCGGCCTGGGTGC
This window contains:
- a CDS encoding FimV/HubP family polar landmark protein, whose amino-acid sequence is MVRVRKLVLAIAAASALTSGVANALGLGEVTLRSSLNQPLDAEIELLEVRDLASAEVKPILASAEEFSKAGVDRQYFLQDLKFTPVVKPNGRSVIRVTSSKPVREPYLNFLVEVLWPNGRLLREYTLLLDPPLYSPQAAAAAAPKIPVAAPAPRPAVAPSPAPVRSAPATSSVAPRPSAPAPAPVPAPAPAAKAPTDQYRTTSRDTLWEIAERTRASGSVHQAMLAIQDLNPDAFVDGNINRLKSGQVLRLPDEKQIASRTQAEAISQVQAQNTAWSEGRSLAGEGKRQLDATKRSSADVAPEKVETQDSLRLVSAASGKASSGSDKGANGESKALSDKLAVTQESLDSTRRENDELKSRMTDLQSQMDKLQRLIQLKDDQLAKLQSNMANQGKQAPAASATAAPAAVAAAPAQPAATPAQPAAAAPAQPAQPAAANPTPAPAQPAAPAAAAPAQPAAAAPAQPIAPTQPTAPAQPAAPAAAQPPKPAEPAKPAAPVKPVQTAPAAPVVEPPQSSIIDDVLANPMLLLLAGGSALVALLVLLMVLSRRNALKEAELQNGLAAQDDENSFDGDLDLKDDGFSGLDSPDLDAAVADAPDAAPAKADERVTAQTGDVISEADIYIAYGRFNQAGELLQNAINDEPHRSDLRLKLMEVYAELGDREGFARQESELREIGGANGEIEQLKGKYPAMAVAAVAASAAAGLAAADDLDSFSLDDLTLDDVPANAPTAGSADLDDAFDLSLDDLDSDLDLELADEKPTVIQPAAAPVDDLGLDDLELDLPAAPVKAESDLDFDLDIGGSDELLTGDESLELSDDLADFSLDLEPTTQPATADEEDFLLSLDSDLDTPLTAEAPAPLAEKESEGLLGLPADFDLSLPDEPIAEPLADNDSFAAQLDEVTAELDQLSDSLQKAPEPEPVAVLEDETADLGLGLGEEDDFDFLSGTDETATKLDLARAYIDMGDTEGARDILDEVLSEGSDTQQQEARELIARLS